In a single window of the Leptospira sanjuanensis genome:
- a CDS encoding Bor family protein has protein sequence MIRRIIYYGIIILLSLQTSFCQHARVEVAPIATKKAQTKEINRETILLKQNYYLMGLLPRKLEYSEAQYCPERGIKEVHQYSSFTNILFEQITIGIYSPRSLEIVCH, from the coding sequence ATGATACGAAGAATAATATATTACGGAATTATAATTCTTTTATCTTTGCAAACCTCTTTTTGTCAACATGCGCGGGTGGAAGTTGCGCCCATCGCGACCAAAAAAGCACAAACAAAGGAAATCAATCGTGAGACGATTCTGTTAAAACAGAATTATTATTTGATGGGACTTCTTCCCCGAAAATTGGAATATTCGGAAGCACAATATTGTCCCGAACGCGGAATCAAGGAAGTTCATCAATATTCCTCCTTTACGAATATATTGTTCGAGCAAATCACGATCGGAATTTATTCTCCCCGTTCCTTGGAAATCGTATGTCACTGA
- a CDS encoding OmpA family protein, with amino-acid sequence MSLIGTLYSYSKTGIRLPRFTVSFLLCCFFLACHQTNIIPSKFPRAGESFKGASFTSRSYVLGYFEGGHDRAECPEGIESFKIFRSISDFFIHILFGGVYDTRSVEVECVRSKLDLDSILKSNTLVLRGVYFRSNSDQIDEDSFEILDELASILKENQNLKIVISGHTDLNGNRKQNQVLSIKRAASTKEYLLSKGIDSSRVETRGFGSNKPIVRRLDEVASFQNRRIEVQAIKQDEILPSKKRIEPISDDTEPYASVIFLGNGRKLKGNITDQTRDEIHLEYKGAVQIISKKKIRRIRYNRR; translated from the coding sequence ATGTCACTGATCGGAACTCTGTATTCATATTCAAAAACCGGAATACGTCTCCCGCGATTTACGGTTTCATTTCTGCTTTGCTGTTTCTTTTTGGCTTGTCATCAAACGAACATCATTCCTTCCAAATTTCCGAGAGCGGGCGAATCCTTCAAAGGAGCCAGCTTTACCTCCAGAAGTTACGTGCTCGGATATTTCGAGGGAGGACACGATCGTGCGGAATGTCCGGAAGGAATTGAAAGTTTTAAAATTTTCAGAAGTATATCCGATTTTTTTATCCACATCCTTTTCGGAGGCGTATACGATACGAGGAGCGTGGAAGTCGAATGCGTTCGTTCCAAACTCGATCTCGATTCCATTTTGAAATCGAACACGCTCGTGTTAAGAGGGGTTTATTTTAGATCCAACTCGGATCAGATCGACGAGGATTCTTTCGAAATTCTGGACGAGTTAGCCTCCATTCTGAAAGAGAATCAGAACTTGAAAATCGTGATTTCCGGCCACACCGATTTAAACGGAAATCGAAAACAAAATCAGGTTCTCTCGATAAAACGAGCCGCTTCCACGAAAGAGTATTTACTTTCGAAAGGAATCGATTCGAGCCGCGTGGAAACGCGGGGTTTCGGTTCGAATAAACCGATTGTCCGTCGTTTGGACGAGGTGGCTTCGTTTCAAAATAGAAGGATCGAAGTTCAAGCGATAAAACAGGACGAGATTCTTCCTTCCAAAAAAAGGATCGAGCCGATTTCGGATGACACCGAACCGTACGCGTCCGTCATATTTCTCGGTAACGGTCGGAAGTTGAAGGGAAACATAACCGATCAAACGAGGGACGAAATTCATCTCGAATACAAAGGCGCCGTACAAATCATCTCGAAGAAAAAAATCCGCAGAATCAGATACAATCGTCGATAG
- a CDS encoding aldo/keto reductase, which translates to MNSISRSDFLKRSAAFAFAAGLIEIPHRNLFANEGAKILERTIQKSGEKIPSIGLGTWQTMDVSKDSSELDSLKAVWKEFIAAGGRVVDSSPMYGRAEEIVGVLSSELSEESRKKVFYATKVWIRGESAGKAQIRSSFEKFKTDKIDLFQIHNLVDTQTHLKTLRALREGEKIRYIGITHYVSSAFTEMEKIAKNEKIDFIQIPYSIATRAAEDRILPFAEANGIGVLINRPFEEGELFRRVKGKNLPAYFKEWDCDSFGQAFLKFILSHTAVTCVIPATSKVSHLIDNLKAGFGKLPSGTDREEFKKRLLQEI; encoded by the coding sequence ATGAATTCGATTTCACGTTCCGATTTTTTAAAACGAAGTGCCGCTTTCGCATTCGCGGCCGGCTTGATCGAAATTCCGCATCGGAATTTATTCGCAAACGAAGGAGCTAAGATCTTGGAAAGAACGATTCAGAAAAGCGGAGAAAAAATTCCTTCGATCGGCCTTGGAACTTGGCAAACGATGGATGTCTCGAAAGACTCCTCCGAACTCGATTCCTTAAAAGCAGTTTGGAAAGAATTTATTGCTGCCGGGGGACGAGTCGTCGATTCTTCTCCGATGTACGGAAGAGCGGAGGAAATCGTGGGCGTTCTTTCCTCCGAACTTTCCGAAGAATCGAGAAAGAAAGTTTTTTACGCCACCAAGGTTTGGATTCGAGGAGAATCCGCGGGTAAAGCGCAGATTCGATCCTCTTTCGAAAAATTCAAAACGGATAAAATCGATCTATTCCAAATTCATAATTTAGTGGATACACAGACGCATCTTAAAACTCTGCGAGCGCTACGGGAAGGCGAAAAGATCCGTTATATCGGGATCACTCATTACGTTTCTTCCGCGTTTACCGAAATGGAAAAGATCGCGAAGAACGAAAAAATCGATTTCATTCAGATTCCGTACTCGATCGCGACTCGAGCCGCGGAGGATCGTATTCTCCCGTTTGCGGAAGCGAACGGAATCGGCGTCCTTATCAATCGCCCCTTCGAGGAAGGAGAACTCTTTCGCAGAGTAAAAGGTAAAAACTTGCCTGCGTATTTTAAAGAATGGGATTGTGATTCTTTCGGTCAGGCGTTTTTGAAATTCATTCTTTCTCACACGGCGGTCACCTGCGTGATTCCAGCGACTTCGAAGGTTTCTCATCTTATAGACAATCTAAAGGCCGGTTTCGGAAAACTCCCCTCGGGTACGGATCGGGAAGAATTCAAAAAGCGTCTCTTGCAAGAAATTTGA
- a CDS encoding methyl-accepting chemotaxis protein, translating to MHRSSLKFILLISGISILFALTCIVSGTAYFFGRKKITENYMSQMRSVIGVVGLEFDAFLTSHTNIAWTIAKDPRTLESIRSGTPVAGSFYQDLMQRYGVYENIFICRLDGDSKIIADGRGGVTIGFKLSEAGIEKSLQAAKEGKVYLAKARKSPVTGLAVSLLSVPILEGNRPIGLVGVALSFDSISEKIIKEIKIGEQGYVSAVDHDGLIIAHPKKEMILNLDVSKESYGQTMLALKTGEAMEFTYNGTDRYAMIYRLDNWGISIAAIQPKTEIRESLIGLLVLIVMSGLATASISAYLLYFLLKKRLSPLENASKLFKTMAEGDLTSDIKVVYEDEIGSMSRDMNSFIFSIRNSLKDIQRVSTELATASEELTASSDSFASGAQATAASTEEMSATVEELSSGMDSIASGTDRQYKNIVEFHNNIKNLSSSVREIGREIKQALELTRNISSQAAKGEESLSQMKTMVQNIIKSSGEMSAIIGIINDISDQTSLLSLNAAIEAARAGEAGRGFAVVAEEISKLSQKTASSIKSISEMILRNNRELDSGASGIESSSEVIHGIIKSTDTVSIAMEKLFGITSSQEGINRQVAEHADEVGKDAEFVKQAMDEQKQAFHEITQVIVQINDHTLGTASGAEEISASAKSLEISAENLRRIADRFIL from the coding sequence ATGCATCGGAGCAGTCTCAAATTTATTCTATTGATTTCGGGAATTTCAATTTTATTCGCATTAACCTGTATCGTTTCCGGAACGGCTTATTTTTTCGGGAGAAAAAAGATCACCGAAAATTATATGAGTCAGATGCGAAGCGTAATCGGCGTTGTGGGCTTGGAATTCGACGCGTTTTTGACTTCTCATACCAATATCGCTTGGACCATCGCCAAAGATCCGCGAACCTTGGAATCGATCCGATCCGGAACTCCCGTTGCCGGAAGTTTCTATCAGGATTTAATGCAGCGGTACGGAGTATATGAGAATATCTTCATATGCCGTTTGGATGGAGATTCTAAGATCATTGCGGACGGCCGAGGCGGAGTCACGATCGGTTTTAAACTTTCGGAGGCGGGGATCGAAAAAAGTTTACAGGCCGCTAAGGAAGGAAAGGTTTATTTGGCAAAGGCGCGGAAATCCCCCGTTACCGGTTTAGCCGTTTCTTTGCTTTCCGTTCCGATCCTTGAAGGGAATCGTCCGATCGGACTTGTGGGCGTTGCCCTTTCTTTCGATTCCATTTCGGAAAAAATCATCAAAGAGATCAAAATCGGAGAACAGGGATATGTCTCCGCCGTCGATCACGACGGATTGATCATCGCACATCCTAAGAAGGAAATGATTTTAAATTTGGACGTTTCTAAAGAATCGTACGGTCAGACTATGCTCGCTCTCAAAACGGGAGAAGCGATGGAATTTACGTACAACGGAACGGACCGTTACGCTATGATCTACCGTTTGGATAACTGGGGAATCTCGATTGCGGCTATTCAACCGAAAACGGAAATCCGGGAATCTCTGATCGGACTTTTGGTCTTGATCGTCATGTCCGGTTTGGCGACCGCATCGATTTCCGCATATCTTCTCTATTTCCTTTTGAAAAAACGTCTTAGTCCTTTGGAAAATGCGAGTAAATTGTTTAAGACGATGGCGGAAGGGGATCTGACTTCGGATATCAAAGTGGTTTACGAAGACGAGATCGGTTCTATGAGCCGTGATATGAATTCGTTTATATTCAGTATTCGTAATTCGTTGAAAGACATTCAACGAGTTTCCACCGAACTCGCAACGGCTTCGGAGGAATTGACCGCTTCTTCCGATTCGTTCGCTTCCGGTGCGCAGGCCACCGCGGCTTCCACGGAGGAAATGTCGGCGACCGTAGAGGAGCTTTCTTCCGGTATGGACAGCATCGCATCGGGGACCGATCGTCAGTATAAAAATATAGTAGAATTTCATAATAATATAAAGAATCTTTCCTCCAGCGTAAGAGAGATCGGCCGGGAAATAAAACAAGCCTTGGAACTGACTCGGAACATTTCCTCGCAGGCGGCAAAAGGGGAAGAATCCCTCAGTCAAATGAAGACGATGGTTCAGAACATCATCAAATCCTCCGGCGAAATGTCGGCGATCATCGGAATCATCAACGACATCTCCGATCAGACGTCTCTTCTCTCTCTGAACGCGGCGATCGAGGCGGCGAGAGCGGGAGAAGCGGGGCGGGGGTTTGCGGTCGTCGCGGAAGAAATTTCCAAACTTTCGCAAAAGACCGCGTCTTCCATCAAATCGATCAGCGAAATGATTCTTCGAAACAATCGCGAATTGGATTCGGGAGCGAGCGGAATCGAGTCTTCTTCCGAAGTCATTCACGGTATTATCAAAAGTACGGATACGGTTTCCATAGCGATGGAAAAATTATTTGGAATCACGAGTTCGCAGGAAGGAATCAATAGACAAGTCGCCGAACACGCGGACGAAGTCGGAAAAGACGCCGAATTCGTAAAACAGGCGATGGACGAACAGAAACAGGCCTTTCATGAAATCACGCAGGTCATCGTTCAGATCAACGATCATACTTTGGGAACGGCTTCCGGGGCGGAGGAAATCTCGGCTTCGGCGAAAAGTCTCGAAATCTCCGCTGAAAATCTGCGGAGAATCGCGGATCGATTCATCTTATAA